DNA sequence from the Pseudomonas fluorescens Q2-87 genome:
TTGAAGCTGGTCAGCACCATCCAGAAGATCGGAAAGAAGACCACGATCGCGATGGCCCAGGCCAGCGTGCCGAGCAGCAGGCTCTGCAGGCGACGGGATTGTTGAAGTGTCATGGCGGCGGCCTCAGTGCTTGTCGGTGAGGTTTTTGCCGATCATCCGGACCAGGATGATGGCGGCGATGTTGGCGATGACCACGGCGATCAGGCCACCGGCCGACGCCATGCCGACGTCGAACTGCACCAGTGCCTGGTTGTAGATCAGGTAAGCCAGGTTGGTAGAGGCGTAGCCGGGGCCACCGTTGGTGGTGGTGAAAATTTCGGCGAACACCGACAGCAGGAAAATCGTCTCGATCATCAGCACCACGGCAATCGGACGCGCCAGGTGCGGCAGGGTCAGGTGCCAGAAAATCGCGATGGGGCCGGCACCGTCCAGGCGGGCGGCTTCTTTCTGCTCCTGGTCGAGGGACTGCATGGCGGTCATCAGGATCAGGATCGCGAAGGGCAACCATTGCCAACTGACAATGATGATGATCGACAGCAGCGGGTAATGGGCCAGCCAATCCACCGGTTGCGCGCCGAACAGTTTCCACACCGAGGCAAGAATCCCCGAGACCGGGTGGAAGATCAGGTTCTTCCAGATCAGCGCACCCACGGTGGGCATGATG
Encoded proteins:
- a CDS encoding carbohydrate ABC transporter permease, producing the protein MNTSTTTVKAPIEIAPPSRKVRLANPGWFLVSPSVALLLLWMIVPLGMTVYFSMIRYNLLYPGENEFVGLENFTYFLTDSGFLPGATNTLLLVGSVLLISIVLGVLISALLEASEFFGRGIVRVLLISPFFIMPTVGALIWKNLIFHPVSGILASVWKLFGAQPVDWLAHYPLLSIIIIVSWQWLPFAILILMTAMQSLDQEQKEAARLDGAGPIAIFWHLTLPHLARPIAVVLMIETIFLLSVFAEIFTTTNGGPGYASTNLAYLIYNQALVQFDVGMASAGGLIAVVIANIAAIILVRMIGKNLTDKH